A window of Acidimicrobiales bacterium contains these coding sequences:
- a CDS encoding citrate/2-methylcitrate synthase produces GELVAFAKTVEATVEATLAELKPGRELHTNVEWYAAVVMEQCGLPRDLFTPTFAASRVIGWCAQALEQAADNRIIRPSSRYVGPPPPQPVPLPEA; encoded by the coding sequence GGCGAGCTGGTGGCCTTCGCCAAGACGGTGGAGGCCACCGTCGAGGCGACGCTGGCCGAGCTGAAGCCCGGCCGCGAGCTCCACACCAACGTCGAGTGGTACGCGGCGGTCGTCATGGAGCAGTGCGGCCTCCCCCGCGACCTCTTCACCCCGACCTTCGCCGCCAGCCGTGTCATCGGCTGGTGCGCGCAAGCGCTCGAGCAGGCTGCCGACAACCGGATCATCCGCCCCAGCTCGCGCTACGTGGGGCCGCCACCGCCTCAGCCGGTGCCGTTGCCGGAGGCCTAG